The window AGACAGTTTGTTAAGTTAATATCTTGACAAGATATTTTCAATATCTTCAGGTGCTAATTTTCCATAGACAGTGTTATCAATTACAACAACAGGTGCAAGTCCACAAGCTCCTAAGCATCTTGTTGCTTCAATAGAGAATTTCCCATCTTCAGTTGTGCCACCAACGTCAATCTTTAAAAGCTCTTTTAATTTATCCAAAATTTTATCTGCACCTTTTACATAGCAAGCAGTTCCCATGCACACACTAATCTTATGATCCCCTGTTGGTTTTAAAGTAAACCTGGTATAAAATGTCGCAACACCATAAACCTCTGACATCGGAATGTTTAAACCTTCTGCAATTCTCTTTTGTACCTCGTATGGCAAGTATCCAAATAGTTCTTGTGCCTCATGCAAAACAGGAATTAGAGCACCTCTTCTTGATTTGTTTTTTTCAATAATCTCATCAAGTTTTTTGAAGTTTTCCTCGGTCAGATTTTTGCCTTGGCAACAAGACATTAATAAGCATCCCCCTTCTATTGTTAGAAATTTAACATATTCATTTAAAATCACTGCTAATATTGTAACATACAATGGGGTATAAATGAAGTATAAATTTTGGAGAATTTATTCGAAAAATATTGTATACAGTATATCACTTTCAATAAAAAACTCTCTTTCATTGATATCCCCCAGATGATGTGCATCAGAAGAGTGCAAAAAAATGTACCTGCTATTATTATGAAGCAAGAACTTTGAAAATTCAAATTCGCTAACTTTTGAGACTTCAAAAATTGACACATCTTTTAGCTCATCTGGCAATGTTCCTAATCTTCCTATTATTCCATAGGATTGTCGATTGATATGAGCTGGAACAAAAACTGCATTGTAAAACTTTGAGATATCATAAACTTGAGATATACTTAAACTCAGTGGTTGGAGCAGGAGTTTTTTGTAGTTTCCAACAATATTGTCTTCCTGGTCCACCAAAAACTGATTTCCATATATGTCCTCTCTCAAGGGTATGTTTGGCAGGTTTTCTTCAATAATCTTTTGAAACTCTTCAACTACAGAGAAGTCTCTAAAATATAAAAGAACATGGATCTCTTCACAAGTTTCTACTTCAACACCTGGGATAAATAAAATATCAAGACGTTTTGCAACTTCTGAGAACTCCTTCAAATTTAATGTAGAATTGTGGTCTGTTACGGAAATTACGTCAAGCCCTTTTATCTTCGCCATGTTTATTATATTGTTCGGTGTCATGTCATTATCAGCACAAGGCGAAAGCAAAGAGTGAATGTGCAGGTCATAGTAGAGTTTCATTTTGATCTTCCTTTTCTTGAAGAATCAATAATTTTGCAGTCTCAAAATGAGAAAGCTCGGTTGTGAAAACAGGAATGTTTTCCTGCTTAGATTTTTGAAGCATATTTGTATCTGGCTTTACACCTTCTGTCAAAATAATAGCTTTCACATCTCTCAAAGTTGCAACTGCAATGACATTTACATTATTTTGAATTGTAATCCAAATGCTATTGTCTTTGATATGTGAGAGTGCAAAACTCAAAACATCTCCAATGTATACATTTTCGTATACGTCGTCTTTAATAACATCATTAACAAGGTCAAAATATTTTCTTAGGTGCGAAATTCTCGGCATTTAATCTTCATCCCTTTCAAGTGAGGGTGGAATTTTATTCGAAAGTTCAACCATTTTTTTTGCAAGCTCTTTGATATTTTCACGCAGGATAAAGATACAATCTGTATCGTTTGCCAAACCTCTGACTATATCCTCTGCAAGGGTTTTGCATGTTGGAGAACCGCACGCACCACAATCAAGACCAGGCAAAATCTTTAGTATCTCGTTTACTCTCTCATACTTTTTCATAGCCTCTTCAATATCAGAGTCAAGTTCTAATACAGGATTTACCTCCAACTCTTTTTTGAACAAAAGGTCTTCCATTTTTATTCCAAGGCTATTAATAATTTGATTTGTAGTCTCTTCTAAGACTTGTGAACTGGTTGCCAGTTTAGAAGACCATTTTTTTATTCTGTTTTTTGCGACATATGGGTTTTCTATTGTCAAAGGCCCACCAACACAACCTCCACTGCATGCAAGCCCTTCGAAATAAACAATATTATTCAATCTACCATTCTCAATTTCTTCCAACACCTTTATCACATTATGAATTCCATCCACATTTACATACTCATCAATTCCAAGAGCTAAACTCTCTCCACCAGATGCCGCCCATCCAATTCCTTTGCCAGATGATATAGAAAGAGGTTTTACATCTTTTATACTTCTTAACTTACTTCTAACAAGCCCATAAATATCCTTGATGGCTATCACTCCATCTACATATGATCTTTCAAACCCAAGAGGTAGTTTCACATAAGTCATCTTTGCTGCACAAGGTGAAATGAAAAATGCACCTATTTTATTTATCTCAATGCCTTTTTGCTTATTTATTTTCTTTTTTGCAAGATACGCAGCAAGTTCCATTGGAGAAGCGAGGGGAAGTATATTGTCAATCAAATCAGGAAATTTTGTCTGGATAAGCCTTACCACTGCTGGGCAAGCAGAAGAGATTATAGGTATTTTATCTCTACGTTGTAAGATAAACTGCTTAGTAAATTCTGTGACAATCTCCGCTGCCTTTGCAACCTCAAATATATCATCAAATCCTATCTCTAATAAAGCTTGCAAAAGTTTGTTAATGTCATCTGTTTCAAACTGAGCGTAAAATGAAGGAGCAGGTAATGCAACCTTGTATTCATACTTTTGGATATCATCTAAACTATTTGTCACAGCATATTTTGCATGATATGGGCATGTTCGTATACACTCACCGCAGTCTATACATCTTTGGTCAATAATTCTTGCCTTTGAATTTCTTACCCTTATCGCTTCTGTTGGACATTTTTTAATACAATTTGTACATCCTCTACACTTTTCTCTGTCAAGCATTATTGAATGCAGATTAAAAGGCATTTTAAAATTCACTTCCTTAAGGGAATTTAATAAAGTTTAAATTATTTATTGAGCACAACCATATACACCCTTGTTCCACTGCCTTTTTGTGACTCAATTTCAAAATAATCAGAATATTTCTTCATATTAGGAAGACCCATACCTGCACCAAATCCCAAGTTTCTTATTTCTTCAGGTGCAGTAGAGTATCCTTCCATCATTGCAAGTTCAATATTCTCAATTCCTGGTCCTCTGTCTTCAGCAATTATTTCAATCTTGTCTTTTGAAATTATTGCCTTTAACACCCCACCAACAGAATGTATGACAATATTCATTTCTGCTTCATACGACACAATGGCCACCTTTTTTAATATTTCAGGTTTTACACCCAACTTTTTTAATGTATCTTTAATCTTACTTGAAGCTTCACCTGCTAATACAAAATCACCAGCTTTAATGTCAAATTCCATTGTAAGCGGCATCTTTTCAGCACCCTTCTTTGCCAAGCCCATTTTCATAGAGTATTCCACATGCCTGAAACATTGGAAAGTCTGTAGAGTAAAGAGCTATGCATTTTTCTCTTGCCAACTTCACCATCTCTTCTGAGGGTTGCTTTCCACGAACAATTATAACAGCCTTTATATCCATCATTTCAGCTGTACGAATAACTTGAGGATTGACAAGACCAGTAAGGAGAATAACCTTTTCTTTTACAAATGCTAAAACATCACTCATCAGATCAGAACCACAGGCATTCAAAAACTCTTCCTCAGAAAGCTCTTGAGGTTCAAAAAAAACCTTGCATCTCAAGAGCTCTTTTATCTTAGATAATTTCATAAGCCAAAAACCTCCATTTTGATTTATTTATTTTTATTTGCCAACTCTTCAAAAGCTTCACTGACAATTTCTTGGATTTCGTTATCATTTAAAATGTTTTGTGGAAATTCCTCTTGTTTAATGTAAAGTAAATACTCAATATTACCTTCTGGACCTTTTACAGGAGAGTATGTCAATCCTTTTATACTAAGACCTAAGGAAAAATAACAACTAACAACCTTTTTAATCACATTAACATGGGTTTGGCTTGATCTAACAACTCCTTTCTTTCCAACCTCCTCTCTTCCAGCTTCAAATTGGGGTTTTATTAGCAAAATACCTTCAGTACCTTCTTCCATAAACTCTTTTATTTTATGTGAAATAAGCGTCAATGAGATGAATGAAACATCACATACAACTATATCAATTCTATCAGGTATCTTTTCTCTCTCAAAATACCTAAAATTTGTCTTCTCAAAATTGACAACTCTTGGATCTTCTCTTAGCTTCCATGCAAGCTGGCCATAGCCAACATCAACACAGTAGACCTTCTTTGCACCATGCTGCAGAAGACAATCTGTAAACCCCCCAGTTGAAACGCCCACATCTAACGCAATCTTATGAGCAACATCTATCTTAAAAAAATTCAATGCTTTTTCAAGTTTAAACCCGCCTCTGCTCACATACTTAAGAGGTTCTTTTACCACAATTTGAGCATTACAATCAATCAGTTCCCCTGCCTTTTCAACCTTTTGGTTATCTACGTATACATTTCCACTTAAGATAAGCGCTTTTGCTTTTTCACGAGACTCTGCAAAACCTTTTTCAACAAGCAAGATATCTGCCCTCTTTTTCAATTTTTTATCAACTCCATAATTACATTTTTCAAACTTTTTCTATCTAAACCTAATAAAGAATAAAGCTCCCCAATTGATCCATGTTGAATAAACTTATCGGGAAGACCAATATGTTTTATTAGATTTGAGCTATTCTTTTCAGCAATGATACCTTTTATCTTTTCCCCAAGACCACCAATAATAGTATTGTCCTCTACAACCAAAATCTTTTTATGTGTCTTTATTATCGTCTCTATAAGTTCAATATCTAAAGGTTTTAAAAATCTTACATTTATCAATGTTGCATTTAAATTATTTTCACAAATAATATCATACAACATTGAGACATGTCTTCCAACAGCAAAAATAGCCAAATCCCGGCCTTGTGCCAAAATCTCAGATTTTCCAAATAAAATTGGTTCATAAATGCCAATGGTTTTGGTTGTTCCTCTTGGATATCTTATTGCAAGAGGTCCTCTATCATACACTGCTGCAAATTCTAACATCATTTCAAACTCTTTTGTATCTTTTGGAGCCATTACAGTCAAATTAGGTATTAATGTAAGATAAGATATATCAAAGCTGCCATGATGAGTCTCCCCGTCTTCACCAACAAGCCCCGCCCTATCTATACAAAATACCACATTAAGGTTCTGTATACACACATCATGAATTATCTGGTCAAACGCACGCTGTAAAAAAGTAGAATATATAGCAATAAACGGTTTTAGGCCTTCTTTTGCAAGTGCTGCAGCAAAAGTTACAGCATGCTCTTCTGCAATCCCGACATCGAAAAATCTTTCAGGATATATTTTTCCAAAGCGACTCAAACCAGTTCCATCAGGCATAGCAGCTGTTATCGCTACAATTCTTTGGTCATTTTTTGCAAGTTCGCAAAGCTTATCTCCTAATACCTCAGAAAAACTTTTAGAATTTGTGTCTGTCAAGTGATTTCCTGTCTCTACGTCAAATGGTGGAACACCATGATATTTTTCTGGAAACTTTTCAGCATGCTCATAACCCTTACCTTTTTGAGTTACAACATGAACTAATACAGGCCTTGTCAAATTTTTAACGTTTTCAAATACCTCACACATCTTTTTTATGTCATGTCCATCAATAGGCCCGTAGTACTCAAAGCCAAGGGCTTCAAAAAGTGTGCCAGGAAAAAGTATATATTTAAGACCACCTTTTAACTTTTTTATCAAATAATTAAGCTTTTCTCCTACTAATGGAATTTTTGCAACGAACTCATCAGTAACCTTTTTCAATTTAAAATATTTAGGTTGTGTTCTAACTTGTGACAAATACTTAGCAATTGCACCAACATTTTTCGAGATTGACATTTCGTTGTCGTTCAATATTACAAGAAGTTTTCCATTATACCTTCCTGCATTGTTAAGGCCTTCATAGGCAAGTCCACCTGTCAAAGCACCGTCTCCTACTACAGCAATTACATTATAATCTTTATGATTTAAGTCACGAGCAATAGCAAATCCGAGCGCCACTGAGATGGATGTTGAACTGTGTCCTGTGTCAAATGAGTCATAGATACTTTCTTTTGTCTTCGGAAAGCCGCTCAAACCACCTAACTTTCGCAAAGTAGCAAACTTTTCTTTCCTTCCTGTCAGAATTTTATACACATAGCATTGGTGACCTACATCCCACACAATTTTGTCATGGGGGGGATTGAATGTATAAAGTAGTGCCAGCGTCAGTTCTACAACACCCAAATTTGCTGCCAAGTGTCCACCAGTATTTGCAATATTATATAATAAAAACTTTCTAATCTCTTCAGATAAAGAGTATAGCTCTGATATACTGAGTTTTTTTATATCTTCAGGGTAGTTTACTTTTTCTAATATACCCAAACCTTCTCACTTCCCACTTCTATGTCTTTATAAATATGCTGAGGATCTTCCCGCTTATTTTAACTATATCATGACTTTTTTTAATTGCAAAATACTTGCCTATTGCTTTACCTGAAATGGTCACAGCAGCAACAGTTGCTGTTAAAAGCAAAGATAGAAACACAATATCAGCATTACTATTTTTTGAAATATAGAAAATGATACTTGCTGAGAGCGAACCGCTCAATATTCCACATATATCTCCTATTACATCATTGCAAATTGAAGAAACTCTACTTGCATTTTTAATAAGCCAAATACTATTTTTTGCACCTTTCACCTTTTTAGCAGCCATCGCATGAAAAGGAACCTCGTCAGCAGCTGTAGTTGCTATTCCTATTATATCAAATAAGATTCCGATTAAGATTATCAACAACAAAAGTATGAATGATATAGTAATTGGCAATTTCTTAGACACAATACTTGAAATGTAATTTAAAGACGCAGATAACAAATAAGATAATATAAACAAAAAAGCGACCCACCTAAAATAATTTGACTTTTTGTTTTGTGATTTTTTACTCCCCATTTTCCCTCTCCACTAATTGTAATAACTTCCATTTTACCTACCCTTAAAATATACAAATTTATGGGATAGGGTGATTTTACGAAGGGTAAATTTTGCGGCTTAAGGTCTGGTAGGATTTCCCCCAAACTTACCTCCCGTCGCCAGGAGGCGGTTTCCCTTTAAAAGTTTGGGTGTGCGGTTGCCCAACACACAACCAGATCGCCACTTAGTCCGCACTTTAATCCCCTTCGTAAAGCCGAGAAATCGGCACAGCCTAGGAGCTTTCCTCGACAGAGGGCATGCTTTCTAGCCTCTTTTGCGAAATAGATTTCAGGCCTCAAGACTCCTCTAAAAACGGGCCCTATTTTTAGAGGAGCCACAAATTCGGCCATCCGTCTATTTCGCTCAAGGCAGGCTACACTACCCCAAGCACATCTACTCATCGTAGATGTACCTGGCGGTAGGTTTTACTAACGCACAAAAAGAACTAAAAAGAGAGCTTTTTGTGCGTTAGCCTCCGCGGGAAAAGGGTTCCATCCTGCATGCCATTGCAGGACTCCCTTATCCCTTACTCCCAGCTTCAACCCCTGACTGGGCGTCAGAAGCCGAAACCAGGAACTTCATCGGTGTGCCCTTTGGCGGATTTTTAGGCCCGCCTTCGAAAGCAGCCACTCTGACTAGGATACTGCATCACCCTATCCCATCTTATAGCCTTTTTTATTCAATTTTCAGAATAATATTATACCACAGCTTCTTTTGGGTTTCAAACCAACAATGTAGCAAGTACAATTCCAAGAAGCGCTCCTACAAACACTTCTGTTGGTTTGTGGCCTATTAACTCTTTCAATTTATGCTGTGGCTTGTAATGTGGAGAAAAGTACATCTCAATCAGTTCGTTCAATGTCTGTGCTTGTTTACCAGCCTCTCTTCTCACGCCTGCTGCGTCATACATAACAATCAATGTAAATGTCAGCGAAATAGCAAAATTTGTCGAGTTAAAACCATCAATAAGCCCCACTGCAGTTGAAAGACCACATGCAAATGCTGAATGTGAGCTTGGCATTCCACCTGAGCTAATAAACTTTTTAAAATCAATCTTTTGTGTCATGACAAAGGTTATTATTATTTTTAAAAACTGAGCCACAAACCAACTCATCACACCTACCTGCAAAGCCTTGTTTGTAATTATCTCATATACAACCTGTTTCATCTTCCCCCTCAACCAATTTTCTTAAGATTTGCATACGATAAAAGTAATCTTTTCTGTCCATACTTTTCAAAGTCTACTAGTACCTCATTCAAGTCTTCTGACAAAGATAATATCTTCCCAATCCCAAATTTATTATGCTGGATTATGTCGCCAACAGCTAAAGTAGTTTTTGTGCTATTTTGTTGACTTTTATTGAGCTGTGTATCAAAAGAATTTACATTTCTTAACGGTGTATAAATCTGCTGAATATACTTGGCTGGAATCTCGTCAACAAAACATGACCTTTGCCTTGACGAAAATCGGCCAAAAACCCTTCTGTTGTTTGCATAAGTTAACACCAAAAACTTTTTTGCTCTTGTTATTGCAACGTAACAAAGCCTTCTTTCTTCTTCAAGTTCTTCTTCCATCTCAATTGTATCTTCTGCTCTCAAAAGAGGAAATAATCCTTCTTCAAGACCAGTTAAGAAGACCACATCAAACTCAAGACCTTTTGCTGCATGGACTGTCATTAACATGACTTTATCTTCTTTTTGAGCATCATCTTCTTCAAAGCTCAGAGCAATAGAGTTTAAAAAGTTCTGCAAGCTCTTATCTTCATTTTCTTCCTCAAACATAGCAGCTGCACTGATTAGCTGCTCTAAATTCTTTGCTCTTTGGAAATCTTCTTCATTCTTGCTTGAAAGCAAGGTCTCCATATACTTTGTTTTATCAAGTACAAGCTTTATGACCTCAACCACTGACTTTGTCTCAGCCTCAGTTCTAATATCCTCTAAAAGTGAAACAAATTCGTTTAATTTGAAATACGTTCGTCTGTCAAATTCCAAAACTCCTCTTTCTTTTAATAAGCTATAAGCAGAAATTCCATACTCGTCACTTAAAACCTTTATCTTCTCAACTGTACTGGGACCTATTCCCCTTTTTGGAACATTTATAACTCTAAACAAACTTAAATTGTCATGCGGATTGACTATAAGTCTCAAATATGCCAGTATATCCTTTACCTCTTTCCTTTCGAAAAACCGCAAACTTCCAACAACCTTGTAAGGTATAGCATGAGCTGAAAGAGCATTTTCAAAGTTTAATGACTGAGCATTTGTTCTATAAAGAACCCCTATCTCAGACGGTTTTATCCCGCTCTGTATAAGATTTTTTATGGACATTGAGACAAAATTTGCCTCGTCAACTTCATCAAATGCCGGGTAAAGATAAATTTTTTCGCCTTCACTGTTCTCTGTCCAGAGTCTTTTTGGTTTTCGGTGAATATTGTTTTTTATAACTTCATTTGCGGCAGACAAGATTGTCTTGGTAGAACGATAATTTTTCTCAAGTTTTATCACTTTTGCATCGTTGAATACCTTCTCAAACTCTAAAATATTTCTTACATTTGCCCCTCTGAAACTGTAAATGCTCTGGTCATCATCACCTACAACACAGATATTTCTGTGTTTTTGTGCAAGCAAATAAATTAAATAAAACTGTGCATAGTTTGTATCTTGATATTCATCAACTAAGATATACCTAAACTTTTGCTGATACTTTTCCAAGATGTCTGGGTTTGTTCTAAAAAGCATTATTGTGTAGTACAAAAGGTCATCAAAATCAAATGCATTATACTCCTTCAATAGTTTATTATAGAGTTTGTAAATTTCAGCAACTCTGGGATCAGTCTTTCCTTCTTTGTAAATATCTGATGGAGATATTAGCATATTCTTGAAATTACTAATCTGTCTAGAGACATACCTAAGTTCAAGTCTATCTTCGTCTATATTTAGCCTCTCAAAACACTCTTTTAATAGCTGATGTCTATCCTGCATATCGAATATGATAAAGTTATTGGAAAATCCTATATTATGTGCTTCCATTCTAAGTATCCTCGCACATGCAGAGTGAAAGGTGGACACCCACATCTCTGAGAAAGACTCTACACTCACAAGTCTCTTTATACGTTCTTTCATCTCATCAGCTGCTTTGTTAGTAAATGTTATAGCCAGTATATTGCTTGGTTTTGCCAATCCCATATTCAATATATATGCAATTCTGTATGTGATCACCCTTGTTTTTCCGGAACCTGCCCCAGCCAATACTAAAAGCGGTCCTTCTGTCGAAAGAACCGCCTCTAATTGCTGTTGATTTAACTCTTTCAACCACTCCATTTTATCTACTACTCCCTCAGACCAATATTGTAATTTTTTAGCTCATTTAAGATTTTTTCTTGAAGTGGTAGGATGTCGTCATCCGACAACGTCTTTTCTTTTGACCTGAACACTGCTTTGTATGCATAGCTCTTGAATCCTTCCTTAATTTGTTGACCTTTATATACATCAAACAGATAAAAATCTTCTAAAATCTCTGATGCATACTTTTTAAATACTCCTTCAATCACCCTGCTTTCAATCTCATCAGGTACCAAAAACGCATAGTCTCTTTCAATAGCAGGATACTTGGGAAGAGGCACATATTTCTTCTCCTTCTTTTCAACTTCTAAAAGCGCGTCAATGTACACCTCAGCATATATCGCTCTTGCTTGAATGTCAAAGCTGCTCAAAATATCAGGATGAATTTCACCAATATATCCTACTAAGGTATCTTTTGATACAATCTTAGCAGACCTTGTTGGATGCAAATTCAAATTTGTGTGATCAGAGGAAAAATCTATATCTTTAATTCTTAGCATATCAAAAAGGTTTTCTAAGATTCCTTTTACAAAGTAGAAGTCCTGTCCAACATTTCCCAATGCTAATACAAGTCTTTCATCTGGGAGTTTATTATTTGACTTTTTGAACACAGTCGCAAGCTCAAATATTTTAATATCTTTGATATTTCGTGAAAGATTTAAATAAAGAGTTTTGAGGATCGAACTCAGAAGCTGCATCCTCATAATTGAAAAATCTTCTCCAAGCGGATTCAAAATCTTCACAGCATCATCCAATCTGTACCCTTTTAAAATCTCATATACTTTCGGTGATTCAAAGGAATATGAGTAAATCTCATAATAACCACTATTTGCAAGAAAACTTCTGATCTCATTGACCATTTTTTGTTTTTTAGTAAGCCCTGAAGAGACAGCATTCCCCATATAAACCCTTGAAGGAATCTTGTCATAGCCATAGATTCTTATTACCTCTTCAGATATGTCTGCCATATCAGTGACGTCAACTCTAAATGGTGGAATTATAAAAACTTCTTTTTCCCTGTCATAAGAAATCTCAAGTCTATCTAAGATTTCAATAATCTCATCCTGCGGGATACTTACTCCAAGTAACTTCTCTATATACGAAAAGTCAGCTTTGACTGTGACTTGTTGCTGAACATCTAAATAAGTGTCTATGCTTCCTCTTACAACCTCACCTGCACCTATTTCTTCAATAAGTGCACACGCCCTCTGCATTGCAATCTCTGCAAAGTAAGGACTCAGACCCTTTTCAAACCTATTTGAAGCTTCTGTCCTAAGCCCTAAATATCTTGAGGTCCTTCGCACCATTGCAGGATTGAATGTAGCAGCCTCAAGAAGCACTGTCTTGGTATTTTCGTCAACCTCTGTTTCCAAACCACCCATCACCCCAGCTACCGCAATCGCTCTGTCCTCATCCGCAATAACTATGTCTACAGGTCTTAAAGTTCTTTTTACACCGTCAAGTGTAATAATCTCTTCACCATCATTTGCAAGTCTTACAAATACATTCCTTCCATGAATTTTGTTAAGGTCAAATGCGTGAAGAGGCTGTCCTATCTCAAGCATAACATAATTTGTAACGTCTACAATATTGTTTATTGGACGAATACCACAGGCTATAAGTCTTTTTCTAAGCCACTGCGGAGATGGTTCAATTTTGACATTTTTTATCACTTTGCCAATATACCTTCTGCAAATATTTTTATCTTGAATCTCAATTTTATCAAGATAATTCTCAATCCTGTCTTCAGATTCTTTATAGACCAAGTTTGGGAATTTCAAATTTGTCTTCAAAACTGCAGCAATCTCCCTTGCCAAACCCACAACGCTCAAACAATCAGGTCTATTAGAGGTTATTTCAAAGTCTATGATTATATCGTCTATTCCTAAAGCTTCTTTAATATCAGTACCAAGTTTTCCATCATCCATGCCTTCAAGAATAAAAATACCATTTTCATCGGCATAGGGAAACTCGGCACTTGTTAGCCCAAGTTCATCTAGGGAACAAAGCATGCCTTCTGAAACAACACCCTTAAATTCTAATTTGTTAATTACTTTGCCATTTGCGAGAGTTGCACCAACTTTTGCAACAGGAACAAAAGCACCTCTGTAGACATTTTTAGCAGCTGTGATAATTGTCAAAATCTCATCTTTAACATCAACCTTGCAAATAGACAAGTTAGGATTCTCAGGGTGCAAAGATATTTCTAATACTTTGCCTACAACCACATTTTTGACAAAATAAAGTCTTCTCTCATACCCTTCAACTTTTGTACCAGTCATTGTAAGTTTCTCGACAAGTTTATCTACTCCACAGTTTATATCCACAAGGCTTTTTAGCCACTCAAGAGATACCTTCAAAACTCTTCACTCCTTTGGTAACTTATTATACTCTTATCTAAATTGTCTCAAAAATCTAAGGTCGTTTTCGTAAAAAAGTCTAATATCCTCAATCTCGTACTTCAAAAGTGCTATTCTTTCAACCCCCATACCAAATGCAAACCCTGTGTATTCATCCGGGTCAATCCCACAATTTGCTAAAACCTTTCTGTGTACCATCCCTGCTCCTAAGATCTCAATCCATCCTTCTCCTTTGCATGTCCTGCAACCTTTTCCACTACAAAAAATACAAGAGATATCAACTTCAGCCGAAGGTTCTGTAAATGGAAAATAATGAGGTCTAAATCTTATTCTTGTCTCTTCACCAAAAAATCTCTTTGCAAAAACCTCAAGCGTTCCCTTCAAATCAGCCATTGTAACCCCTTTGTCTACAAAAAGTCCTTCTATTTGATGGAATATAGGTGAGTGCGTTGCGTCAACCTCATCAGATCTGTAAACCCTTCCAGGGGAAATTATCTTAATTGGAGGTCTTTTACTTTTCATAACTCGAATCTGAACAGGTGAGGTATGTGTTCTCAGTAAAACATCATCTGAGATATAAAAAGTATCCTGAGTGTCACGTGCTGGATGGTCAGCAGGAATATTTAAAGCTTCAAAGTTATAATAGTCAAGCTCTACCTCAGGTCCTTCAGCAATCTCATATCCCATGTTCAAAAATATCTCGCTAATCTCTTTTTGTACTTGAGATAGTATATGGATTGCTCCTATTTCTACTCTTTTTCCGGGAATTGTTACATCAATTCTCTCCTTTTGTATTCTTCTTTGCTTTTCCTCTCCCTCAAATTTTT is drawn from Caldicellulosiruptor naganoensis and contains these coding sequences:
- the nuoE gene encoding NADH-quinone oxidoreductase subunit NuoE, translating into MSCCQGKNLTEENFKKLDEIIEKNKSRRGALIPVLHEAQELFGYLPYEVQKRIAEGLNIPMSEVYGVATFYTRFTLKPTGDHKISVCMGTACYVKGADKILDKLKELLKIDVGGTTEDGKFSIEATRCLGACGLAPVVVIDNTVYGKLAPEDIENILSRY
- a CDS encoding TlyA family RNA methyltransferase, which translates into the protein MKKRADILLVEKGFAESREKAKALILSGNVYVDNQKVEKAGELIDCNAQIVVKEPLKYVSRGGFKLEKALNFFKIDVAHKIALDVGVSTGGFTDCLLQHGAKKVYCVDVGYGQLAWKLREDPRVVNFEKTNFRYFEREKIPDRIDIVVCDVSFISLTLISHKIKEFMEEGTEGILLIKPQFEAGREEVGKKGVVRSSQTHVNVIKKVVSCYFSLGLSIKGLTYSPVKGPEGNIEYLLYIKQEEFPQNILNDNEIQEIVSEAFEELANKNK
- a CDS encoding DRTGG domain-containing protein — its product is MPRISHLRKYFDLVNDVIKDDVYENVYIGDVLSFALSHIKDNSIWITIQNNVNVIAVATLRDVKAIILTEGVKPDTNMLQKSKQENIPVFTTELSHFETAKLLILQEKEDQNETLL
- a CDS encoding [Fe-Fe] hydrogenase large subunit C-terminal domain-containing protein, giving the protein MPFNLHSIMLDREKCRGCTNCIKKCPTEAIRVRNSKARIIDQRCIDCGECIRTCPYHAKYAVTNSLDDIQKYEYKVALPAPSFYAQFETDDINKLLQALLEIGFDDIFEVAKAAEIVTEFTKQFILQRRDKIPIISSACPAVVRLIQTKFPDLIDNILPLASPMELAAYLAKKKINKQKGIEINKIGAFFISPCAAKMTYVKLPLGFERSYVDGVIAIKDIYGLVRSKLRSIKDVKPLSISSGKGIGWAASGGESLALGIDEYVNVDGIHNVIKVLEEIENGRLNNIVYFEGLACSGGCVGGPLTIENPYVAKNRIKKWSSKLATSSQVLEETTNQIINSLGIKMEDLLFKKELEVNPVLELDSDIEEAMKKYERVNEILKILPGLDCGACGSPTCKTLAEDIVRGLANDTDCIFILRENIKELAKKMVELSNKIPPSLERDED
- a CDS encoding PHP domain-containing protein encodes the protein MKLYYDLHIHSLLSPCADNDMTPNNIINMAKIKGLDVISVTDHNSTLNLKEFSEVAKRLDILFIPGVEVETCEEIHVLLYFRDFSVVEEFQKIIEENLPNIPLREDIYGNQFLVDQEDNIVGNYKKLLLQPLSLSISQVYDISKFYNAVFVPAHINRQSYGIIGRLGTLPDELKDVSIFEVSKVSEFEFSKFLLHNNSRYIFLHSSDAHHLGDINEREFFIESDILYTIFFE
- a CDS encoding ATP-binding protein — protein: MPLTMEFDIKAGDFVLAGEASSKIKDTLKKLGVKPEILKKVAIVSYEAEMNIVIHSVGGVLKAIISKDKIEIIAEDRGPGIENIELAMMEGYSTAPEEIRNLGFGAGMGLPNMKKYSDYFEIESQKGSGTRVYMVVLNK
- a CDS encoding DRTGG domain-containing protein translates to MKLSKIKELLRCKVFFEPQELSEEEFLNACGSDLMSDVLAFVKEKVILLTGLVNPQVIRTAEMMDIKAVIIVRGKQPSEEMVKLAREKCIALYSTDFPMFQACGILYENGLGKEGC